From Cellulomonas fimi ATCC 484, a single genomic window includes:
- a CDS encoding glycosyltransferase, producing MTETLPPVDLPTTTASIPVTTPVTAVVVTRGRTRYLEPTLAALAAQTRRPARVVLVDASDGEPLDGVLEAIFARHPGSPRPVLTAVRAPGARTFGHAVRAALADDASRPGGGPTPWLWLLHDDSAPAPDALAELVRAVGHARSVAVAGAKQRTWTDPERLLEVGLRTSPAGHRLTDVAPGELDQGQLDAREDVLGVGLAGALVRRDVWDELGGTDPALGPFGDGADLSRRARLAGHRVVVVPSAVVRHAQAGYLGLRGASAPDPRDLDGDGLDDAGDPRRSYAARRRAAVHQRLTGVALPVVPVVALVVLLTGLVRALVRLGAKQPGLAVAELRAPLGALLRPAAVVRARATARRTRRLPRRTLRPLQARWRDVWALDRDRRLTRAEARRVVRAPSELELRELAALATRRRATLGVLVAVLAVVTAVALGPLVGASAGGASLVGGALLGTGADLGGLWRSATSGWVPGGLGAAGPADPLLTVLLLPTAATGSAAVAVAVLLLGGVLLSGLGAWAAAGAATRSVGVRAWAAVVWAGAPALLLALGQGRLGPVVAHAVLPWVVLGVARAAGVQRVDQVLSGLVTARAADDDGDDDVDDVDQSGVDTPVRGVPTVPTQRVAPGVGAVPEDARLVGASDPTGSITAAAAAALAFAVVVAGAPALLVPGVLALLVVALGAPRRRGRLLLVPVPALVLAGPLLAEAAARGLGGWRVLLADPGLPLAVDPADPVARLLGLPSPADALVPAPLDGGLAVAWPLLPGAVLLLLALLALLRGRPVARAVRVAWVVAALGLASATVGATLVVALDGGRPAHGWAGPGLSLAWAGLLAAAVIGVDRFRARLGAASFGWRQPVAAVLTLVAVLAPTVWLAGWAWQARAGDAVTVRALERAVVPAVGQQAQLSPLASRVLALEVAAGGDPVVGWQLLRDDGPRLDDVGATPATRSVDGDLETPLAAGRDEATAEVDALAARLASGSGGDVAGELAGLAVAAVLVPSLPEADDAGTARAARAQRDDLVGRLDSTPGLERVTQTPAGTLWRVRATAPAGAVPPVVVPSWARLVPVGADVTDPAVPAVAVESTDRAVDTTVAAADGPRTLVLAERADARWRAWLDGAPLRSVDVGWRQAFEVPADGGELVVRVDAPDRTAWLVAQGLVLLVTGLLALPVRRRRGRS from the coding sequence ATGACCGAGACCCTCCCGCCCGTGGACCTGCCCACGACGACCGCCTCGATCCCGGTGACGACACCGGTGACCGCGGTCGTGGTGACGCGCGGGCGCACGCGCTACCTCGAGCCGACGCTCGCCGCGCTCGCCGCCCAGACGCGGCGACCCGCGCGCGTCGTGCTCGTCGACGCCTCGGACGGCGAGCCTCTGGACGGTGTGCTCGAGGCGATCTTCGCCCGCCACCCGGGCAGCCCGCGGCCCGTGCTGACCGCGGTCCGTGCACCGGGCGCCCGCACCTTCGGGCACGCCGTGCGCGCCGCGCTCGCGGACGACGCGAGCCGCCCCGGCGGCGGACCGACGCCGTGGCTGTGGCTCCTGCACGACGACAGCGCCCCCGCGCCCGACGCCCTCGCCGAGCTCGTGCGGGCGGTCGGGCACGCGCGGTCGGTCGCGGTCGCGGGCGCCAAGCAGCGCACGTGGACCGACCCCGAGCGCCTGCTGGAGGTGGGGCTGCGCACGTCGCCCGCGGGCCACCGGCTGACGGACGTCGCCCCCGGCGAGCTCGACCAGGGACAGCTGGACGCGCGCGAGGACGTCCTGGGCGTCGGGCTCGCCGGTGCGCTCGTGCGCCGCGACGTCTGGGACGAGCTCGGCGGCACCGACCCGGCGCTCGGACCGTTCGGCGACGGCGCCGACCTGTCGCGGCGGGCGCGGCTCGCCGGTCACCGCGTGGTCGTGGTGCCGTCCGCGGTGGTCCGGCACGCGCAGGCGGGCTACCTCGGGCTGCGGGGTGCGAGTGCTCCCGACCCGCGCGACCTCGACGGGGACGGGCTCGACGACGCGGGCGACCCGCGCCGGTCCTACGCGGCGCGGCGACGGGCCGCCGTGCACCAGCGGCTCACGGGCGTGGCCCTCCCGGTCGTCCCGGTCGTCGCGCTCGTGGTGCTCCTGACCGGGCTCGTGCGGGCGCTCGTGCGGCTCGGCGCGAAGCAGCCGGGGCTCGCGGTGGCGGAGCTGCGCGCACCCCTGGGGGCCCTGCTGCGGCCGGCGGCCGTCGTCCGTGCCCGCGCGACCGCCCGACGCACACGTCGGCTGCCGCGGCGCACGCTGCGGCCGCTCCAGGCGCGCTGGCGGGACGTCTGGGCGCTCGACCGGGACCGGCGCCTGACGCGCGCCGAGGCCCGGCGGGTGGTGCGGGCGCCGTCGGAGCTCGAGCTGCGCGAGCTCGCGGCGCTCGCGACGCGCCGGCGGGCGACGCTCGGGGTGCTCGTCGCCGTGCTGGCCGTCGTGACCGCGGTCGCGCTCGGGCCGCTCGTCGGTGCGAGCGCCGGCGGCGCGAGCCTCGTCGGCGGGGCGCTGCTCGGCACGGGCGCGGACCTGGGCGGGCTGTGGCGTTCCGCGACGTCCGGGTGGGTCCCGGGCGGGCTCGGTGCCGCCGGGCCCGCGGACCCCCTCCTCACGGTGCTCCTGCTGCCCACCGCCGCGACGGGGTCGGCGGCCGTGGCCGTCGCCGTGCTGCTGCTCGGCGGCGTGCTGCTGTCCGGCCTCGGGGCGTGGGCCGCGGCGGGTGCGGCGACGCGGTCCGTGGGCGTGCGCGCCTGGGCCGCCGTCGTGTGGGCGGGTGCGCCCGCTCTGCTGCTCGCGCTCGGCCAGGGGCGGCTCGGCCCCGTCGTCGCGCACGCCGTGCTCCCGTGGGTCGTCCTCGGAGTGGCGCGCGCGGCCGGTGTGCAGCGCGTCGACCAGGTGCTGTCCGGGCTCGTGACGGCTCGTGCCGCGGACGACGACGGGGACGACGACGTGGACGACGTCGACCAGTCGGGGGTCGACACCCCGGTCCGTGGCGTGCCGACCGTCCCGACGCAGCGCGTCGCGCCCGGCGTGGGCGCCGTGCCGGAGGACGCGCGGCTCGTCGGGGCGTCCGACCCGACCGGCTCGATCACGGCTGCCGCTGCGGCGGCGCTCGCGTTCGCCGTCGTCGTGGCCGGTGCGCCGGCGCTGCTCGTGCCCGGTGTGCTCGCGCTGCTCGTGGTCGCGCTCGGCGCCCCGCGTCGTCGCGGCCGGCTGCTGCTGGTGCCGGTGCCCGCGCTCGTGCTCGCCGGGCCGCTGCTCGCGGAGGCCGCCGCCCGGGGCCTCGGCGGCTGGCGCGTGCTCCTCGCCGACCCGGGGCTGCCGCTCGCGGTCGACCCGGCCGACCCGGTCGCGCGCCTCCTGGGGCTGCCGAGCCCGGCGGACGCGCTCGTCCCGGCGCCGCTCGACGGCGGCCTCGCGGTCGCGTGGCCCCTGCTCCCGGGGGCGGTGCTGCTCCTGCTCGCCCTGCTGGCCCTGCTGCGCGGCCGCCCGGTCGCCCGTGCGGTCCGCGTCGCGTGGGTCGTCGCGGCACTCGGGCTGGCGTCCGCGACGGTCGGCGCGACCCTGGTCGTGGCGCTCGACGGCGGCCGGCCGGCGCACGGCTGGGCCGGTCCGGGGCTGTCGCTGGCATGGGCGGGCCTCCTCGCCGCCGCGGTCATCGGCGTCGACCGCTTCCGTGCGCGCCTCGGTGCCGCGTCGTTCGGCTGGCGCCAGCCGGTCGCGGCCGTCCTGACGCTCGTCGCGGTGCTCGCCCCCACGGTGTGGCTCGCCGGCTGGGCGTGGCAGGCGCGCGCGGGCGACGCCGTCACGGTCCGTGCGCTCGAGCGCGCGGTGGTGCCCGCGGTCGGCCAGCAGGCGCAGCTCTCGCCGCTCGCGTCCCGCGTGCTCGCGCTCGAGGTGGCCGCCGGCGGTGACCCGGTCGTCGGCTGGCAGCTGCTGCGGGACGACGGTCCGCGGCTCGACGACGTCGGCGCGACCCCGGCCACGCGGTCCGTCGACGGCGACCTCGAGACGCCGCTCGCCGCGGGTCGGGACGAGGCGACCGCCGAGGTCGACGCCCTGGCCGCCCGCCTCGCGTCGGGATCCGGCGGGGACGTGGCCGGCGAGCTCGCCGGCCTCGCGGTCGCCGCGGTGCTCGTCCCGTCGCTGCCCGAGGCGGACGACGCCGGGACCGCGCGCGCCGCACGGGCGCAGCGCGACGACCTCGTCGGGCGGCTCGACTCGACCCCGGGTCTCGAGCGCGTGACGCAGACCCCCGCCGGCACCCTGTGGCGCGTGCGGGCGACGGCACCGGCCGGAGCGGTCCCCCCGGTCGTCGTGCCGTCCTGGGCGCGGCTCGTCCCGGTCGGCGCGGACGTCACCGACCCGGCCGTCCCGGCGGTCGCCGTGGAGTCCACGGACCGGGCCGTCGACACGACCGTCGCCGCAGCCGACGGCCCCCGCACGCTCGTGCTGGCCGAGCGTGCCGACGCACGGTGGCGGGCCTGGCTCGACGGTGCGCCGCTGCGGTCCGTCGACGTGGGGTGGCGGCAGGCGTTCGAGGTGCCGGCCGACGGTGGCGAGCTCGTGGTACGCGTCGACGCGCCCGACCGCACCGCCTGGCTCGTGGCGCAGGGGCTCGTGCTGCTCGTCACCGGCCTGCTCGCCCTGCCCGTGCGCCGCCGCAGGGGGCGGTCATGA
- a CDS encoding DUF3499 domain-containing protein, with protein MRSVRQCSRTACGRAAVATLTYVYADQTAVLGPLAHHAEPHSYDLCVEHAERLTAPRGWEVVRLTPDFTPAAPSRDDLLALADAVREAGRGRQTAPAPAPEPVADALADAPRRGHLRVLRGEG; from the coding sequence GTGAGATCCGTCCGGCAGTGCTCGCGCACGGCGTGCGGCCGTGCCGCCGTGGCCACGCTGACCTACGTGTACGCCGACCAGACCGCCGTGCTGGGTCCGCTGGCGCACCACGCCGAGCCGCACTCGTACGACCTGTGCGTGGAGCACGCCGAGCGTCTCACGGCCCCGCGCGGCTGGGAGGTCGTGCGTCTGACGCCGGACTTCACCCCTGCGGCACCGAGCCGCGACGACCTTCTCGCGCTGGCCGACGCCGTCCGGGAGGCGGGCCGTGGTCGCCAGACGGCGCCCGCGCCGGCGCCCGAGCCCGTGGCGGACGCGCTGGCCGACGCGCCGCGCCGGGGCCACCTGCGGGTGCTGCGGGGCGAGGGCTGA
- a CDS encoding TIGR03089 family protein, which translates to MPATTIADLTALLTREPGRPRITWYGDDGERVELSGAVLDNWVSKTTNLLVEELDAGPGTVVLLDLPGHWRTVLWALAAWRCGATVGTGEAPAADVVVTDRPGRHDARRAAVVALALPALARRVDDLPAGALDGAASVMTYGDALGWVPAVEPQRAALLADGAPVTHGDLLAHAVGSADVPERSRVLTAAAGAAQTVVTTLGVLACDGSVVLTSSGAAGRLRQDADARERLVGTERVDLDRLEPGLPTA; encoded by the coding sequence GTGCCAGCGACGACCATCGCCGACCTGACGGCCCTCCTCACCCGCGAGCCGGGACGCCCCCGGATCACCTGGTACGGCGACGACGGGGAGCGCGTCGAGCTCTCCGGGGCGGTCCTCGACAACTGGGTGAGCAAGACGACGAACCTCCTCGTCGAGGAGCTGGACGCGGGACCCGGCACGGTCGTCCTGCTCGACCTGCCGGGGCACTGGCGGACCGTCCTGTGGGCGCTCGCGGCCTGGCGCTGCGGCGCGACCGTCGGCACCGGCGAGGCCCCTGCGGCAGACGTCGTCGTCACGGACCGCCCGGGCCGTCACGACGCCCGCCGCGCCGCCGTCGTCGCCCTCGCGCTGCCGGCCCTCGCGCGCCGCGTCGACGACCTGCCCGCGGGCGCGCTCGACGGTGCCGCCTCCGTCATGACGTACGGGGACGCGCTCGGCTGGGTGCCCGCGGTCGAGCCGCAGCGGGCGGCGCTCCTCGCCGACGGCGCGCCGGTGACGCACGGCGACCTCCTCGCGCACGCGGTCGGCTCGGCCGACGTGCCCGAGCGGTCGCGGGTGCTGACCGCCGCGGCCGGCGCTGCGCAGACCGTGGTGACGACCCTCGGCGTGCTCGCGTGCGACGGCTCCGTGGTGCTCACCTCGTCCGGTGCGGCCGGACGGCTGCGGCAGGACGCGGACGCACGCGAGCGGCTGGTGGGGACGGAGCGGGTCGACCTCGACCGGCTGGAACCCGGCCTGCCGACCGCCTGA
- a CDS encoding metallopeptidase family protein: MTSQGPSHSSAHPSPPGHRGVPGRRGGGHPAGVEGAVQPVRRRDRRGRGPRGPLMPSTMPAYRTRAERFDDLVLDAVERLERRWRRQLDGTEFAVEDVPPSDPAPWESGGVPLGRYFPADAGLPARIVVYRRPVESRAADPGDLADLVRDVVVEQVAHMLDRDPEDVDPGYGEDH, translated from the coding sequence GTGACGTCACAGGGCCCCTCGCACTCCTCGGCCCACCCGTCGCCCCCGGGCCACCGCGGCGTCCCCGGACGGCGTGGCGGCGGGCACCCCGCGGGCGTCGAGGGCGCAGTCCAGCCCGTGCGGCGTCGTGACCGGCGCGGCCGCGGCCCGCGCGGTCCGCTCATGCCGTCCACGATGCCCGCGTACCGGACGCGCGCCGAGCGCTTCGACGACCTCGTCCTCGACGCCGTCGAGCGGCTTGAGCGGCGCTGGCGCCGGCAGCTCGACGGCACCGAGTTCGCGGTCGAGGACGTCCCGCCGTCCGACCCCGCACCGTGGGAGAGCGGCGGCGTCCCGCTCGGCCGGTACTTCCCCGCCGACGCCGGCCTGCCCGCCCGGATCGTCGTCTACCGGCGGCCCGTCGAGTCGCGCGCCGCCGACCCCGGCGACCTCGCCGACCTGGTGCGCGACGTCGTCGTCGAGCAGGTCGCCCACATGCTCGACCGGGACCCGGAGGACGTGGACCCGGGGTACGGCGAGGACCACTAG
- a CDS encoding DUF5719 family protein — translation MTDGATTSGGSVQERTWRGRLARSGTAVAVVGLVAAVVVAGGRAPADGGVDGATGPGTVTVPPSATTLVCAGPLILPDDAGRGDSAFDPTPVDPETGAAVVASTHGGGTVTSLDGSQEVGDLSTSTEALVVDDVTAPLVVRALPEGDAAARVGAVSSGLVTAGDLRGLSAASCSQAVADAWLVGGATDLTSTAQLVLANAGSTPAEVTLEIWGPAGPVDLTGEHYLVAPGTQRVVPLGGIAAEQRRLAVHVATTGGRVAAHVQDSALDGFTPAGTDLVVPGAAPSRRQVVPGVSTLASEVGDEDAGALRLLVPGDVATSASVSVLGPDGAVALPGAQDLELVPGEVTDVPLGGLPAGAWTVVVDAAEPVVAAAVVSRPGEPGELDDVPAVERAWAPSATPSDGGVVVVPDGTSGTLVLTGLPEAGGDADSVEGGASTSATLRLLGDGGTVLAERRVTLAAGTTGAWRLDALLEGEDVLTATSQLAQETRAGTVRAVDVEVGGGSLAWAVVAEVTRTDGVLLSVLAPVPAASGVAEVAVQQDERLGTR, via the coding sequence ATGACCGACGGCGCGACGACGAGCGGGGGATCGGTGCAGGAGCGCACCTGGCGTGGACGGCTGGCACGCAGCGGGACGGCGGTCGCCGTCGTGGGGCTCGTCGCCGCGGTCGTCGTCGCCGGGGGCCGGGCGCCGGCGGACGGCGGCGTCGACGGTGCGACCGGTCCGGGCACCGTGACCGTCCCGCCGTCGGCGACGACGCTCGTGTGCGCGGGCCCGCTGATCCTGCCCGACGACGCGGGCCGAGGTGACTCCGCGTTCGACCCGACCCCCGTCGACCCGGAGACGGGTGCCGCCGTCGTCGCGTCGACGCACGGCGGTGGCACCGTCACGAGCCTCGACGGCTCGCAGGAGGTCGGCGACCTGTCGACCTCGACCGAGGCGCTCGTGGTCGACGACGTGACCGCGCCGCTCGTCGTGCGCGCCCTCCCCGAGGGCGACGCGGCGGCCCGGGTGGGCGCCGTGAGCAGCGGGCTGGTCACCGCGGGCGACCTGCGCGGGCTGTCCGCGGCGTCGTGCAGCCAGGCGGTCGCGGACGCGTGGCTCGTGGGCGGCGCGACGGACCTCACGAGCACCGCGCAGCTCGTGCTCGCCAACGCGGGCAGCACGCCGGCCGAGGTGACGCTGGAGATCTGGGGGCCCGCGGGGCCCGTCGACCTGACGGGCGAGCACTACCTCGTCGCCCCGGGCACGCAGCGTGTCGTGCCGCTCGGGGGGATCGCGGCCGAGCAGCGCCGGCTCGCGGTGCACGTCGCGACGACGGGCGGCCGCGTGGCGGCGCACGTGCAGGACTCGGCCCTCGACGGGTTCACGCCCGCCGGCACGGACCTCGTGGTCCCGGGGGCGGCCCCGTCGAGGCGTCAGGTGGTGCCCGGCGTGTCGACGCTCGCGAGCGAGGTGGGCGACGAGGACGCCGGGGCGCTGCGCCTGCTCGTCCCGGGGGACGTCGCGACGTCCGCGAGCGTGAGCGTGCTCGGGCCCGACGGCGCCGTGGCCCTGCCGGGTGCCCAGGACCTGGAGCTCGTCCCCGGCGAGGTCACCGACGTCCCGCTCGGGGGCCTGCCTGCGGGCGCGTGGACCGTGGTCGTCGACGCCGCGGAGCCGGTCGTCGCGGCGGCCGTGGTGTCCCGGCCCGGCGAGCCGGGCGAGCTCGACGACGTGCCCGCCGTGGAGCGCGCCTGGGCGCCCTCGGCGACGCCCAGCGACGGCGGGGTCGTCGTCGTGCCCGACGGCACGTCCGGCACGCTCGTGCTGACCGGCCTGCCGGAGGCGGGTGGCGACGCCGACTCCGTCGAGGGTGGGGCGTCCACGTCCGCCACGCTGCGGCTGCTCGGCGACGGCGGCACGGTCCTCGCCGAGCGTCGGGTGACCCTCGCCGCGGGCACGACGGGCGCCTGGCGGCTCGACGCACTGCTCGAGGGCGAGGACGTGCTCACCGCCACGTCCCAGCTCGCGCAGGAGACACGGGCCGGGACGGTGCGGGCGGTGGACGTCGAGGTCGGTGGCGGCTCGCTCGCGTGGGCCGTCGTCGCGGAGGTGACCCGCACCGACGGCGTGCTGCTCTCGGTGCTCGCCCCGGTGCCCGCCGCGAGCGGCGTCGCGGAGGTCGCGGTCCAGCAGGACGAGCGGCTCGGCACGCGCTGA
- the rfbA gene encoding glucose-1-phosphate thymidylyltransferase RfbA, with the protein MRGIILAGGSGTRLHPITLGVSKQLVPVYDKPMIYYPLSTLILAGIRDVLVITTPHDAEQFQRLLGDGSQFGISISYTVQAEPNGLAQAFVLGADFVGNEGAALVLGDNIFYGPGLGSKLQRFSDIDGGAVFAYRVADPTAYGVVEFDDEGRALSLEEKPAQPKSSYAVPGLYFYDNDVVAIARDLEPSARGEYEITDVNRTYLEQGRLQVEVLPRGTAWLDTGTFDSLLEASDYVRTIEHRQGLKVGAPEEVAWRRGFLSDDELRDRAEKLVKSGYGSYLLGLLADPASR; encoded by the coding sequence ATGCGCGGAATCATCCTGGCGGGCGGGTCCGGCACCCGGCTGCACCCGATCACCCTCGGCGTCAGCAAGCAGCTCGTCCCGGTCTACGACAAGCCGATGATCTACTACCCGTTGTCCACGCTGATCCTCGCGGGCATCCGGGACGTGCTGGTCATCACCACGCCGCACGACGCGGAGCAGTTCCAGCGTCTGCTCGGCGACGGCTCGCAGTTCGGCATCTCGATCAGCTACACGGTGCAGGCGGAGCCCAACGGGCTGGCGCAGGCGTTCGTGCTGGGCGCCGACTTCGTCGGGAACGAGGGAGCCGCGCTGGTCCTCGGCGACAACATCTTCTACGGGCCCGGGCTCGGGTCGAAGCTGCAGCGGTTCTCCGACATCGACGGCGGTGCGGTGTTCGCCTACCGCGTCGCGGACCCGACGGCGTACGGCGTCGTCGAGTTCGACGACGAGGGCCGGGCGCTCTCGCTGGAGGAGAAGCCCGCGCAGCCCAAGTCCTCCTACGCCGTCCCCGGCCTGTACTTCTACGACAACGACGTCGTGGCGATCGCCCGGGACCTCGAGCCGTCCGCGCGCGGCGAGTACGAGATCACGGACGTCAACCGCACCTACCTCGAGCAGGGCCGCCTGCAGGTCGAGGTCCTCCCCCGCGGCACCGCCTGGCTCGACACGGGCACCTTCGACTCGCTGCTCGAGGCGTCCGACTACGTCCGGACGATCGAGCACCGGCAGGGGCTCAAGGTGGGCGCGCCGGAGGAGGTCGCGTGGCGCCGCGGCTTCCTGTCCGACGACGAGCTGCGCGACCGCGCCGAGAAGCTCGTGAAGTCGGGCTACGGCTCCTACCTGCTCGGCCTGCTGGCCGACCCCGCCAGCCGATGA
- a CDS encoding Trm112 family protein, whose amino-acid sequence MTGTAHPLEPWVRDLLRCPVSGATLVDAVGPDGEPLLVSTADEPLAYPVRDGIPVLLADEARPAPRA is encoded by the coding sequence ATGACCGGTACCGCACATCCGCTCGAGCCGTGGGTCCGCGACCTGCTGCGCTGCCCGGTCTCGGGGGCGACGCTCGTCGACGCGGTCGGTCCGGACGGGGAGCCGCTCCTCGTCTCGACGGCGGACGAGCCGCTCGCGTACCCCGTGCGCGACGGGATCCCCGTGCTTCTCGCCGACGAGGCGCGGCCGGCTCCCCGCGCCTGA
- a CDS encoding WhiB family transcriptional regulator: MWHLLDDDDESFPSDAHKPAAPASNVLSLFGAPEDDGPMGWQERALCAQTDPEAFFPEKGGSTREAKRVCTGCEVRAECLEYALANDERFGIWGGLSERERRKLKRRVV; this comes from the coding sequence ATGTGGCACCTGCTCGACGACGACGACGAGTCCTTCCCCTCCGACGCGCACAAGCCTGCCGCTCCGGCGTCCAACGTGCTGTCCCTCTTCGGCGCGCCCGAGGACGACGGTCCCATGGGGTGGCAGGAGCGCGCGCTGTGCGCGCAGACGGACCCCGAGGCGTTCTTCCCCGAGAAGGGCGGCTCGACCCGCGAGGCCAAGCGCGTCTGCACCGGGTGCGAGGTCCGCGCCGAGTGCCTCGAGTACGCGCTGGCGAACGACGAGCGGTTCGGCATCTGGGGCGGCCTGTCCGAGCGTGAGCGCCGCAAGCTGAAGCGCCGCGTCGTCTGA
- a CDS encoding phosphomannomutase/phosphoglucomutase produces MRGVTTPSPERVDLSALIKAYDVRGVVPEQLDARVARAIGAAFADVVVLPEADGRARVVVGNDMRPSGPELVAAFADGLTARGVDVETIGLASTDGLYFASGSLGVPGAMFTASHNPAEYNGIKLCRAGARPVGQDSGLARIRELAGDYLAQGVPEVAAGERGTVGTREMLAPYAQFLRSLVDLGGIRPLKVVVDAGNGMGGYTAPAVLGTEAGLPALPLEVVPLYFELDGTFPNHEANPLEPENLRDLQRAVVEHGADLGLAFDGDADRCFVVDERGEPVSPSAITALVGLREAGRELAAGRTPTVIHNLITSQVVPDLLRAAGATTVRTRVGHSFIKAEMAEHGAVFGGEHSAHYYFREFFFADTGMLAALHVLAALGGQPHPLSALADQYQPYVASGEINSRVEDVAAARARVVDAYVTRQGAGPVEVDELDGLTVSHWDGHPQWWFNLRASNTEPLLRLNVEAADEDIMEKVRDDVLALVRQGEGS; encoded by the coding sequence ATGCGGGGCGTGACCACCCCTTCGCCCGAGCGCGTCGACCTGTCCGCCCTGATCAAGGCCTACGACGTGCGTGGTGTCGTGCCCGAGCAGCTCGACGCCCGTGTCGCGCGCGCGATCGGCGCCGCGTTCGCGGACGTCGTGGTGCTGCCCGAGGCGGACGGTCGCGCACGCGTCGTCGTCGGCAACGACATGCGCCCGTCGGGGCCGGAGCTGGTCGCCGCCTTCGCGGACGGGCTCACGGCGCGCGGGGTCGACGTCGAGACGATCGGCCTGGCGTCCACGGACGGCCTGTACTTCGCGTCGGGGTCCCTCGGCGTCCCCGGGGCGATGTTCACCGCGAGCCACAACCCGGCCGAGTACAACGGCATCAAGCTGTGCCGTGCGGGCGCGCGTCCGGTCGGTCAGGACTCGGGCCTCGCGCGGATCCGCGAGCTCGCGGGCGACTACCTCGCGCAGGGCGTGCCGGAGGTCGCCGCCGGCGAGCGCGGCACCGTGGGCACGCGCGAGATGCTCGCGCCGTACGCGCAGTTCCTGCGCAGCCTCGTCGACCTCGGCGGCATCCGGCCCCTCAAGGTCGTCGTCGACGCCGGCAACGGGATGGGCGGCTACACCGCGCCCGCCGTGCTCGGCACGGAGGCCGGGCTGCCCGCGCTGCCGCTCGAGGTCGTGCCGCTGTACTTCGAACTCGACGGCACGTTCCCCAACCACGAGGCGAACCCGCTCGAGCCCGAGAACCTGCGGGACCTGCAGCGCGCGGTCGTCGAGCACGGGGCCGACCTCGGCCTGGCGTTCGACGGCGACGCCGACCGGTGCTTCGTCGTCGACGAGCGCGGCGAGCCCGTGAGCCCCTCGGCGATCACGGCCCTCGTCGGCCTGCGCGAGGCCGGTCGCGAGCTGGCGGCGGGCCGCACGCCGACGGTCATCCACAACCTCATCACCTCGCAGGTCGTGCCGGACCTTCTCCGGGCCGCGGGCGCGACGACGGTCCGCACACGCGTCGGGCACTCGTTCATCAAGGCCGAGATGGCCGAGCACGGGGCCGTCTTCGGCGGTGAGCACAGCGCGCACTACTACTTCCGGGAGTTCTTCTTCGCGGACACGGGCATGCTCGCCGCGCTGCACGTCCTCGCGGCCCTCGGCGGCCAGCCGCACCCGCTGTCCGCGCTCGCCGACCAGTACCAGCCGTACGTGGCCAGCGGGGAGATCAACTCACGCGTCGAGGACGTCGCGGCGGCGCGCGCCCGCGTCGTCGACGCCTACGTGACGCGGCAGGGCGCCGGGCCGGTCGAGGTGGACGAGCTCGACGGCCTCACGGTCTCGCACTGGGACGGCCACCCGCAGTGGTGGTTCAACCTGCGCGCCTCGAACACCGAGCCGCTGCTGCGTCTCAACGTCGAGGCCGCGGACGAGGACATCATGGAGAAGGTGCGGGACGACGTGCTGGCGCTCGTCCGCCAGGGGGAGGGGTCCTGA
- a CDS encoding glycosyltransferase family 2 protein, which translates to MSTTTPLVRVVCVVYHPGEELERFARTLAGATTSPLELVVVDNGDDHAVARDVAARHGARLMESGANLGYGGGANLGATGTTAPWLVVANSDLEWAPGSLDALLAAGAAQPDAGALGPALLNTDGTVYPSARALPSLTQGAGHALLGKVWPGNPWTRAYRAENETTGDGRDAGWLSGACLLLRREAFEAVGGFDDGYFMFFEDVDLGDRLGRAGWRNVYVPAARVTHVGGTSWRERPARMISAHHASAARYVGRRYPHPYQWPVRTAVTLGLRLRERSELRAAR; encoded by the coding sequence ATGAGCACCACCACGCCCCTCGTCCGAGTCGTCTGCGTCGTCTACCACCCCGGTGAGGAGCTCGAGCGGTTCGCCCGCACGCTCGCCGGTGCGACGACCTCCCCCCTCGAGCTCGTCGTCGTCGACAACGGCGACGACCACGCGGTCGCCCGGGACGTCGCCGCCCGGCACGGCGCCCGGCTCATGGAGAGCGGGGCGAACCTCGGCTACGGGGGCGGGGCGAACCTGGGCGCCACGGGGACGACGGCGCCGTGGCTCGTCGTCGCCAACTCCGACCTGGAGTGGGCGCCCGGCTCCCTCGACGCGCTCCTCGCCGCCGGCGCGGCCCAGCCGGACGCCGGTGCGCTCGGCCCGGCGCTGCTCAACACCGACGGCACGGTCTACCCGTCGGCGCGCGCCCTGCCCTCGCTCACGCAGGGCGCCGGCCACGCGCTGCTCGGCAAGGTCTGGCCGGGGAACCCCTGGACGCGCGCGTACCGCGCCGAGAACGAGACGACGGGCGACGGGCGCGACGCGGGGTGGCTGTCGGGTGCGTGCCTGCTCCTGCGCCGGGAGGCGTTCGAGGCCGTCGGCGGGTTCGACGACGGGTACTTCATGTTCTTCGAGGACGTCGACCTGGGCGACCGGCTGGGCCGCGCCGGGTGGCGCAACGTGTACGTGCCCGCCGCGCGCGTGACCCACGTCGGCGGGACCTCGTGGCGGGAGCGGCCCGCGCGGATGATCTCGGCGCACCACGCGAGCGCCGCCCGGTACGTGGGCCGCCGGTACCCGCACCCCTACCAGTGGCCGGTCCGCACGGCCGTCACGCTGGGGCTGCGCCTCCGCGAGCGCTCGGAGCTGCGCGCCGCCCGCTGA